DNA sequence from the Geobacter sp. AOG2 genome:
CTCCAGGGAGCCGCCAAGATGGGGGCCATGCTGAGTATCGCTTCGGCCGGAATCGGGCTGGCGGCCGCGCGGCTCCTGGGGATCAGGAGGCACAAATGAATCGGGGGAGGAATCCTGTGAGGTTGTTGTCCGGGAAGGCGAAGGCGGCTTTTCTGGTCTTGCCGGTTCTGCTGTGTGCGGTTCTGCCGGTATGCGCCGCAGAGCCCCTGCCCACCCTCGACAGCGTCAAACAGCAGGTGGTCGAACGCTTTGGCGGGCGCGTTCCGCTCCAGTGGGGCGAGACGGTTCGCGGCGTGCGCACCCGGCTGGACACACGGGACAAGGTGGTCGCCCTGACCCTGGATGCCTGCGGCAGCGGGAAAGGCAAAGGGGTCGATGCCAAACTGATGGATTTTCTGGCGCGGGAGCGGATACCTGCCACCCTGTTCATCAATGCCCGCTGGATCGACGCCAACCCCGAGTTGTTCAAGCGCCTGGCCGCCAACCCGCTGTTCGAGATCGCCAACCACGGCATGTGGCACAAGCCGGCCTCGGTCGACGGCAGGTCGGTGTACGGCATCCAGGGCACGAAGGATACCGGCGAACTGGTGGAGGAGATCGAGCGGAACGCCCGCAAGATCGAAGCGATCACCGGGAAACGGCCGAAGCTCTACCGTTCCGGCACGGCCTATTACGACGAGGTTGCGGTGGAGGTCGCCAACGCCTTGGGCCACGAGGTGGCCGGTTTCAGCATCCTGGGGGACGCCGGAGCGACCTACAGCGCGGCCCAGGTCCGGGCGGCGCTTCTGAAGGCCGGTCCGGGAGACATCATCATCTGCCACATGAACCACCCGGAAAGCGGCACGGGGGCCGGCATCATGGCCGCTGTCCCGGAGTTGCTGCACCGCGGCTTACGTTTCGTCCGCATGTCCGACTACCCGCTCAAGTAAAAGGTTGTTGAAAACCTCAGGTTGTTCAAAAATAGTCAGATCGTCGCACCCGCAGAAGGCCCTGCGGAGGCGTAGCAGCGCTACGCCGCACAAAAGGGCATTCGAGGATGGCGGCGAGATGGCTGTTTTTCAACAACCTCATAGAGGAGTTTCACATGTTCCACATCATCCAGAACGA
Encoded proteins:
- a CDS encoding polysaccharide deacetylase family protein → MRLLSGKAKAAFLVLPVLLCAVLPVCAAEPLPTLDSVKQQVVERFGGRVPLQWGETVRGVRTRLDTRDKVVALTLDACGSGKGKGVDAKLMDFLARERIPATLFINARWIDANPELFKRLAANPLFEIANHGMWHKPASVDGRSVYGIQGTKDTGELVEEIERNARKIEAITGKRPKLYRSGTAYYDEVAVEVANALGHEVAGFSILGDAGATYSAAQVRAALLKAGPGDIIICHMNHPESGTGAGIMAAVPELLHRGLRFVRMSDYPLK